One genomic window of Arcobacter lacus includes the following:
- the rpsQ gene encoding 30S ribosomal protein S17 encodes MTHKREIQGVVVKRSGDKTASVLVTRSVLHPKYHKTVKRFKKYLIHDEKNELNVGDSVIAIECRPLSKTKSFRLKTIVATGVK; translated from the coding sequence ATGACACATAAAAGAGAGATTCAAGGTGTAGTGGTAAAAAGATCAGGTGATAAAACTGCTTCTGTATTAGTTACAAGATCTGTTTTACACCCAAAATATCACAAAACAGTAAAAAGATTTAAAAAATATTTAATTCACGATGAAAAAAATGAGTTAAATGTTGGTGATAGTGTTATCGCTATTGAGTGTAGACCATTGTCAAAAACTAAATCTTTTAGATTAAAGACGATAGTTGCTACAGGAGTTAAATAA
- the rplX gene encoding 50S ribosomal protein L24, which translates to MAIKLKIKKGDTVKIIAGDDKGKTGEVLKVLPKEKKVIVKDCKVAKKTVKPDQEKNPEGGFVNKEMPIDISNVAKVEGN; encoded by the coding sequence ATGGCAATTAAATTAAAAATTAAAAAAGGTGATACTGTAAAAATCATCGCTGGTGATGATAAAGGTAAAACTGGAGAAGTTTTAAAAGTATTACCAAAAGAAAAAAAAGTAATTGTAAAAGATTGCAAAGTTGCTAAAAAAACAGTTAAACCTGATCAAGAAAAAAATCCAGAAGGTGGGTTTGTAAACAAAGAAATGCCAATTGATATTTCAAATGTAGCAAAAGTAGAGGGTAACTAA
- the rplE gene encoding 50S ribosomal protein L5, translated as MASRLFEKYKSEIKPVLETEFPKNKTLTAKVEKVVISVGAGEAMKDSKLIQNIEDTISLIAGQKAVKVIAKKSVAGFKVREGMPVGVKVTLRGEQMYHFLDKLCNVALPRVKDFRGLNKNGFDGRGNFNFGLDEQLMFPEVVYDNIIKTHGMNISIATSATNDAEAYRLLELVGIPFTKGRA; from the coding sequence ATGGCATCAAGATTATTTGAAAAATATAAATCAGAAATTAAACCAGTTTTAGAAACTGAATTTCCAAAAAACAAAACTTTAACAGCAAAAGTAGAGAAAGTTGTTATCTCTGTTGGTGCTGGTGAAGCTATGAAAGATTCTAAATTAATTCAAAATATTGAAGATACAATCTCTTTAATTGCTGGTCAAAAAGCGGTTAAAGTTATTGCTAAAAAATCAGTAGCTGGATTTAAAGTAAGAGAAGGTATGCCTGTAGGTGTTAAAGTTACTTTAAGAGGTGAACAAATGTATCATTTCTTAGATAAACTATGCAATGTTGCATTACCAAGAGTTAAAGACTTTAGAGGTCTTAATAAAAATGGATTTGATGGTAGAGGAAACTTTAACTTTGGACTAGATGAGCAATTAATGTTCCCTGAAGTAGTTTATGATAACATCATTAAAACACACGGTATGAATATTTCAATTGCTACTAGTGCAACTAATGATGCTGAAGCATACAGATTATTAGAATTAGTAGGAATTCCATTTACAAAAGGAAGAGCGTAA
- the rpsH gene encoding 30S ribosomal protein S8 produces MMNDIIADALTRIRNAAMRRLEVATLLHSNTVVGVLNVLLQKEYIAGFKVIDGQNNKKTIQVELKYDDNEKSVINEITRVSKPGRRVYKSASEIKNFKNGYGTIIVSTNKGVIANDEAYAANVGGEVLCTVW; encoded by the coding sequence ATGATGAATGATATAATCGCAGATGCTTTAACTAGAATTAGAAATGCTGCAATGAGAAGATTAGAAGTTGCAACATTATTACACTCAAATACTGTAGTAGGTGTTTTAAACGTTTTATTACAAAAAGAGTATATTGCTGGATTCAAAGTTATTGACGGTCAAAACAATAAAAAAACAATTCAAGTTGAATTAAAATATGATGATAATGAGAAATCAGTAATTAATGAAATAACAAGAGTTTCTAAACCAGGAAGAAGAGTTTATAAAAGTGCTTCTGAAATTAAAAACTTTAAAAATGGGTACGGTACTATTATCGTTTCAACTAACAAAGGTGTTATTGCTAATGATGAAGCATATGCAGCTAATGTTGGTGGTGAAGTACTTTGTACTGTATGGTAG
- the rpsC gene encoding 30S ribosomal protein S3, which yields MGQKVNPIGLRLGINRNWESRWFPKFETMPANVAEDDKIRKYVKKELYYAGIAQTVVERTAKKVRVTVVAARPGIIIGKKGADVEKLKDALSKLVGKEIAVNIKEERKPQISAQLSAENVAQQLERRVAFRRAMKRVMQNALKGGAKGIKVSVSGRLGGAEMARTEWYLEGRVPLHTLRARIDYGFAEAHTTYGCIGIKVWIFKGEVLAKGIPTEKAEETTSKPKRRPAKKRGK from the coding sequence ATGGGTCAAAAAGTTAATCCAATTGGACTAAGATTAGGTATTAATAGAAACTGGGAATCAAGATGGTTTCCTAAATTTGAAACTATGCCTGCAAACGTTGCAGAAGATGACAAAATCAGAAAGTATGTAAAAAAAGAGTTATACTACGCTGGAATTGCTCAAACTGTTGTTGAAAGAACTGCTAAAAAAGTAAGAGTTACAGTTGTTGCTGCTAGACCTGGTATTATTATCGGTAAAAAAGGTGCAGATGTTGAAAAACTTAAAGATGCACTTTCAAAATTAGTTGGTAAAGAAATCGCTGTTAACATCAAAGAAGAAAGAAAACCACAAATTTCTGCTCAATTATCTGCTGAAAATGTTGCTCAACAATTAGAAAGAAGAGTTGCATTCAGAAGAGCTATGAAAAGAGTTATGCAAAATGCATTAAAAGGTGGAGCAAAAGGTATTAAAGTATCTGTTTCTGGAAGACTTGGTGGTGCTGAAATGGCAAGAACTGAGTGGTATTTAGAAGGAAGAGTTCCATTACATACTTTAAGAGCAAGAATTGATTATGGTTTTGCTGAAGCTCATACAACTTATGGTTGTATTGGTATTAAAGTTTGGATTTTTAAAGGTGAAGTATTAGCAAAAGGTATTCCTACTGAAAAAGCTGAAGAAACAACTTCTAAACCAAAAAGAAGACCAGCAAAGAAAAGAGGTAAATAA
- a CDS encoding type Z 30S ribosomal protein S14 has protein sequence MAKKSMIAKQQRTPKFAVRAYTRCSVCGRPHSVYRDFGLCRVCLRKMANEGLLPGVRKASW, from the coding sequence ATGGCAAAGAAATCTATGATCGCTAAACAACAAAGAACACCTAAGTTTGCTGTAAGAGCATACACAAGATGTTCTGTTTGTGGAAGACCTCACTCTGTTTACAGAGATTTTGGTTTATGTAGAGTTTGTTTAAGAAAAATGGCTAACGAAGGTTTATTACCTGGTGTTAGAAAAGCTAGTTGGTAG
- the map gene encoding type I methionyl aminopeptidase, with the protein MAIPLRKPNEIEKLRVANIAVAKTLNYLRDNVKAGMTLKEVDAIGEKFIRDLGARPAFKGLYGFPNAICTSLNEVIIHGIPSDVILKEGDILGLDIGTEVDGWYGDSAITMPIGKISKEDEALIACSKDSLYYAIDIIREGMRFKELSKKIEDFIVARGYQPLVRFCGHGIGKKPHEEPEIPNYLENGDTKSGPKIKNGMVFCIEPMICCKDRNPVILKNGWDVVSADGLRGSHYEHTVAVIDGRAVILSNSEN; encoded by the coding sequence ATGGCAATTCCATTGAGAAAACCAAATGAGATTGAAAAACTTCGTGTAGCAAATATTGCTGTTGCAAAAACTTTGAATTATTTAAGAGATAATGTAAAAGCAGGAATGACTTTAAAAGAAGTTGATGCAATAGGAGAAAAATTTATAAGAGATTTAGGTGCAAGACCTGCATTTAAAGGTTTATATGGTTTTCCTAATGCTATTTGTACTTCTTTAAATGAAGTTATAATACACGGAATACCAAGTGATGTTATCTTGAAAGAAGGTGATATACTTGGGCTTGATATTGGTACAGAGGTTGATGGTTGGTATGGTGATAGTGCTATTACTATGCCAATTGGTAAAATTTCAAAAGAAGATGAAGCTTTAATTGCTTGTTCGAAAGACTCTTTATATTATGCAATTGATATTATAAGAGAAGGCATGAGATTTAAAGAGTTATCTAAAAAAATCGAAGACTTTATTGTTGCTCGAGGATATCAACCACTAGTTAGATTTTGTGGTCATGGTATTGGTAAAAAACCACATGAAGAGCCAGAAATTCCAAATTATTTAGAAAATGGAGATACAAAATCTGGACCAAAAATTAAAAATGGAATGGTATTTTGTATAGAACCAATGATTTGTTGTAAAGACAGAAATCCTGTTATTCTAAAAAATGGTTGGGATGTTGTCTCAGCTGATGGTTTAAGAGGTAGTCATTATGAACATACAGTTGCTGTTATTGATGGTAGAGCTGTTATTTTAAGTAATTCGGAAAATTAA
- the rplP gene encoding 50S ribosomal protein L16, which produces MLMPKRTKFRKMMKGRNRGMAHRGNSLAYGDFGIKAVEHGRIDSRQIEASRIAMTRKVKRQAKVWIMVFPDKPLTAKPLETRMGKGKGSVDKWVMNIKPGRICFEMAGVGEELAREALALAMHKLPFKTKIVTRDSENELY; this is translated from the coding sequence ATGTTAATGCCTAAAAGAACTAAATTTAGAAAAATGATGAAAGGACGAAATAGAGGTATGGCTCATAGAGGTAACTCTTTAGCGTACGGAGATTTCGGAATTAAAGCTGTTGAGCATGGAAGAATCGATTCAAGACAAATTGAAGCGTCAAGAATTGCTATGACAAGAAAAGTAAAAAGACAAGCTAAAGTTTGGATTATGGTATTCCCAGACAAACCACTTACTGCTAAACCATTAGAAACAAGAATGGGTAAAGGTAAAGGTAGCGTTGATAAATGGGTTATGAACATTAAGCCTGGAAGAATTTGTTTTGAGATGGCAGGTGTTGGTGAAGAATTAGCAAGAGAAGCTTTAGCTTTAGCTATGCACAAATTACCATTCAAAACTAAAATTGTAACAAGAGATAGCGAAAATGAACTATACTGA
- the rplF gene encoding 50S ribosomal protein L6 codes for MSRIGKKPITIPAGIEVTVNGTLISVKKGNNVSTVETHGRVGIEIANGQVVLTRNGDTKESSAFWGTYRALTANAINGLHEGFTKSLEINGVGYRATLKGDVLELALGYSHPINYEIPKGLEITVEKNIVSVKGADKQQVGQAAAIIRGFRKPEPYKGKGVKYTDEKIIRKAGKTSKK; via the coding sequence ATGTCAAGAATTGGTAAAAAACCTATCACAATTCCAGCAGGAATTGAAGTAACAGTAAATGGAACACTAATTAGTGTAAAAAAAGGAAACAACGTTTCTACTGTTGAAACTCATGGAAGAGTTGGTATTGAAATTGCAAATGGACAAGTTGTATTAACTAGAAATGGTGATACAAAAGAGTCTTCTGCATTTTGGGGAACTTATAGAGCTTTAACTGCAAATGCAATTAATGGTTTACATGAAGGATTCACTAAATCTTTAGAAATCAACGGAGTTGGGTATAGAGCAACATTAAAAGGTGATGTTTTAGAGTTAGCATTAGGTTACTCACACCCAATCAACTATGAAATCCCAAAAGGATTAGAAATTACTGTTGAAAAAAATATAGTTAGTGTAAAAGGTGCGGACAAACAACAAGTTGGTCAGGCTGCTGCAATTATTAGAGGCTTTAGAAAACCAGAACCTTACAAAGGTAAAGGTGTTAAGTATACTGATGAAAAAATCATCAGAAAAGCCGGAAAAACTTCTAAGAAGTAA
- the rplR gene encoding 50S ribosomal protein L18, whose product MSREKDLAKKVALRIKRKKRVRSNIFGTAEKPRVSIFKSNKYVSAQAINDVEGVTLTAVSSKTMGLNVNKENAGKVAAQLAENLKSAGIESVVYDRNGYLYHGVVAAFADGLRANGIKL is encoded by the coding sequence ATGAGTAGAGAAAAAGATTTAGCAAAAAAAGTTGCTTTAAGAATCAAAAGAAAAAAAAGAGTTAGAAGTAACATCTTTGGTACTGCTGAAAAACCAAGAGTATCAATTTTTAAATCTAACAAATACGTTAGTGCACAAGCTATTAATGATGTTGAAGGTGTAACTTTAACAGCAGTTAGCTCTAAAACTATGGGTTTAAATGTAAATAAAGAAAATGCTGGAAAAGTTGCAGCACAACTTGCTGAAAATCTAAAATCTGCTGGTATTGAATCAGTAGTTTATGATAGAAACGGTTATCTTTATCATGGTGTTGTAGCAGCATTTGCTGACGGATTAAGAGCAAATGGTATTAAATTATAA
- the rpsE gene encoding 30S ribosomal protein S5, which translates to MAVNREDFQEAIVKIGRVTKVVKGGRRFRFTALVVVGDKNGTVGFGTGKAKEVPDAIKKALDDAFKSLVTVSIKGTTIAHDIEHKYNASKILLKPASEGTGLIAGGAARPVLELSGVKDIIAKSLGSNNPNNLVQATVEALAKIKG; encoded by the coding sequence ATGGCAGTAAATAGAGAAGACTTTCAAGAAGCAATCGTTAAGATCGGTAGAGTAACAAAAGTTGTAAAAGGTGGAAGAAGATTCAGATTTACAGCTTTAGTTGTTGTTGGTGATAAAAACGGTACAGTAGGATTTGGAACAGGTAAAGCAAAAGAGGTTCCTGATGCAATTAAAAAAGCGTTAGATGATGCATTTAAAAGCTTAGTTACTGTTTCTATTAAAGGAACTACAATAGCACATGATATTGAGCATAAATATAATGCAAGTAAAATCTTATTAAAACCAGCATCTGAGGGTACTGGGCTAATCGCTGGAGGAGCTGCAAGACCTGTTCTTGAGCTTTCAGGTGTTAAAGATATTATTGCGAAATCTTTAGGTTCAAATAATCCTAACAACCTTGTACAAGCTACTGTTGAAGCATTAGCTAAGATAAAAGGATAA
- the infA gene encoding translation initiation factor IF-1: MAKDDVIVVDGKVIEALPNAMFRVELDNGHVVLCHISGKMRMHYIKILPNDTVKVEITPYSLDKGRITHRYK; encoded by the coding sequence GTGGCAAAAGATGATGTAATCGTAGTTGATGGTAAAGTAATAGAAGCTTTGCCTAATGCAATGTTTCGAGTAGAGTTAGATAATGGACATGTAGTTTTATGTCATATCTCAGGAAAAATGAGAATGCACTACATTAAAATTTTACCTAACGATACTGTAAAAGTAGAAATTACACCTTATTCATTAGATAAAGGTAGAATTACTCATAGATACAAATAG
- the rplN gene encoding 50S ribosomal protein L14: MIQSFTRLNVADNTGAKEIMCIKVLGGSKRRYATVGDVIVASVKKALPTGKIKKGQVVKAVVVRTHKEVQRENGSLIRFDDNAAVILDAKREPVGTRIFGPVAREVRYSGFMKIVSLAPEVL; the protein is encoded by the coding sequence ATGATTCAAAGTTTTACAAGATTAAATGTAGCTGACAACACAGGTGCTAAAGAGATTATGTGTATCAAAGTTTTAGGTGGTTCTAAAAGAAGATACGCAACTGTTGGTGATGTAATTGTTGCTTCAGTTAAAAAAGCTCTACCAACTGGAAAAATTAAAAAAGGTCAAGTTGTAAAAGCTGTTGTTGTTAGAACTCATAAAGAAGTTCAAAGAGAAAATGGTTCATTAATTAGATTTGATGATAATGCAGCTGTTATTCTTGATGCAAAAAGAGAACCAGTTGGAACAAGAATTTTTGGACCAGTTGCTAGGGAAGTAAGATATTCAGGTTTCATGAAAATCGTTTCACTTGCACCGGAGGTATTATAA
- a CDS encoding PD-(D/E)XK nuclease-like domain-containing protein: protein MSSPRDVIDVEIPSFKPKIKEGIFFDMPNKEYHEIDGLSSTQFQDLDLSVAIYDNRHLFKYDCEAFKIGTLNHTALLEPHLLDEYIETTTKTLESVATEKIKKDNPNKEVVPLGSIALAKERAYKVNLVYGPYIEQSLKEVSFIVFDEALGLYRKCRADIWLPKLGLVLDYKTSKEHRPELFRRNSISQYNYDIQSAWYIDTINMVIDKFNLPYPKVRNFGWIVSPNYEPYKPFGGIAMPDIVEKGRAKYTALVDKYISVKFENGEDELFKAWFTDEYLRNMNN from the coding sequence ATGAGTAGTCCAAGAGATGTTATTGATGTTGAAATCCCCTCTTTTAAACCAAAAATCAAAGAGGGAATATTCTTTGATATGCCAAATAAAGAATATCACGAGATAGATGGATTAAGTTCTACACAATTTCAAGATTTAGATTTAAGTGTAGCTATTTATGACAATAGACATTTGTTCAAATATGATTGTGAAGCTTTTAAAATAGGAACTTTAAATCATACTGCTTTATTAGAACCACATTTATTAGATGAATATATTGAAACTACAACTAAAACATTAGAAAGTGTAGCAACAGAAAAAATCAAAAAAGATAATCCTAATAAAGAAGTTGTTCCACTTGGAAGTATAGCTTTAGCAAAAGAGAGAGCATATAAAGTTAATTTGGTTTATGGACCATATATTGAACAAAGTCTAAAAGAAGTTAGCTTTATTGTATTTGATGAAGCTTTAGGACTTTATAGAAAATGTAGGGCTGATATTTGGTTGCCAAAACTTGGATTAGTTTTAGATTATAAAACATCAAAAGAACATAGACCAGAGTTATTTAGAAGAAATAGTATAAGTCAATATAACTATGATATTCAAAGTGCTTGGTACATAGATACTATAAATATGGTGATTGATAAATTTAATTTGCCATATCCAAAAGTTAGAAATTTTGGTTGGATTGTAAGTCCAAATTATGAACCTTATAAACCTTTTGGTGGTATTGCAATGCCTGATATTGTAGAAAAAGGTCGAGCAAAATATACAGCTTTAGTTGATAAATATATTTCTGTTAAGTTTGAAAATGGAGAAGATGAACTTTTTAAAGCTTGGTTTACAGATGAATATTTAAGAAATATGAATAATTAA
- the rpmC gene encoding 50S ribosomal protein L29 yields MNYTDLKDKNLNELQVLLKEKKVLLFELKAKLKTMQLTNTSELRATKKDIAKIQTALTAVKAN; encoded by the coding sequence ATGAACTATACTGATTTAAAAGACAAAAACTTGAATGAATTACAAGTATTATTAAAAGAGAAAAAGGTGCTTCTTTTTGAATTAAAAGCTAAGCTAAAAACTATGCAGTTAACAAACACTTCTGAATTAAGAGCAACAAAAAAAGATATTGCAAAAATTCAAACAGCTTTAACTGCTGTAAAAGCTAACTAA
- the secY gene encoding preprotein translocase subunit SecY — translation MSKDLINKILITLGFIFLYRLLAYVPVPGVNIDVVKEFFDSNAHNALGLVNMFSGNAVSRLSIISLGIMPYITASIIMELLAATFPTLGKMKKERDGMQKYMQIIRYTTIVITLIQSIGVSVGLNSLTGQGGQGAISIDMNTFIAVSAISMLTGTMLLMWIGEQITQKGIGNGISLIIFAGIVSAIPSAIGGTVDLVNNGQMNFLTVIGILVVILATVGAIIYVELGERRVPVSYSRKVMMQNQKRRVMNYIPIKVNLSGVIPAIFASAILMFPATVLQGSQNKYLVMIADYLNPNSYTFNIFMFLFVVFFAFFYASITFNAKDISENLKKQGGFIPGVRPGASTADFLNEVAGRLTFWGAIYMGLISTLPWLIVKAMGVPFYFGGVSVLIVVQVAIDTMRKIEAQQYMNKYQTLSAVGL, via the coding sequence ATGAGTAAAGATCTAATAAATAAGATTCTTATTACATTAGGCTTTATTTTTCTTTACAGATTACTGGCATACGTGCCAGTACCTGGAGTTAATATAGATGTAGTTAAAGAATTTTTTGACTCAAATGCACATAATGCATTAGGTCTTGTAAATATGTTTAGTGGAAATGCAGTTTCAAGACTAAGTATTATTTCACTAGGAATTATGCCTTACATTACTGCTTCTATTATTATGGAACTTCTAGCAGCAACTTTCCCAACACTTGGTAAAATGAAAAAAGAAAGAGATGGTATGCAAAAATATATGCAAATCATCAGATATACAACTATAGTAATTACATTAATTCAATCAATTGGTGTTTCTGTTGGTCTTAATTCATTAACTGGACAAGGTGGACAAGGTGCAATTTCTATTGATATGAATACTTTTATTGCAGTTTCTGCAATTTCAATGTTAACTGGAACTATGCTTTTAATGTGGATTGGTGAACAAATCACTCAAAAAGGTATAGGAAATGGTATTTCATTAATTATCTTTGCTGGTATCGTTTCAGCAATTCCTAGTGCTATTGGTGGTACAGTTGACTTAGTTAATAATGGTCAAATGAACTTCTTAACAGTAATCGGAATTTTAGTTGTTATTTTAGCAACAGTTGGAGCTATTATTTATGTTGAATTAGGTGAGAGAAGAGTTCCTGTTTCATATTCTAGAAAAGTTATGATGCAGAATCAAAAAAGAAGAGTTATGAATTATATTCCTATTAAAGTAAATTTAAGTGGAGTAATTCCTGCAATTTTTGCAAGTGCTATTTTGATGTTCCCTGCAACAGTTTTACAAGGAAGTCAAAATAAATACTTAGTTATGATTGCAGACTATCTTAATCCAAATTCATATACATTTAATATATTTATGTTTTTATTTGTTGTTTTCTTTGCATTTTTCTATGCTTCAATAACATTTAATGCAAAAGATATTTCAGAGAATTTAAAAAAACAAGGTGGATTTATTCCAGGTGTTAGACCAGGAGCAAGTACAGCAGATTTTTTAAATGAAGTTGCAGGTAGATTAACTTTTTGGGGTGCAATCTATATGGGACTAATTTCGACTTTACCTTGGCTTATAGTAAAAGCTATGGGAGTTCCTTTCTATTTTGGAGGAGTTTCTGTTTTAATCGTTGTTCAAGTTGCAATTGATACTATGAGAAAAATAGAAGCACAACAATATATGAATAAATATCAAACATTAAGTGCAGTTGGACTTTAA
- a CDS encoding tyrosine-type recombinase/integrase, producing the protein MTFYNRNGMLYARINGKRVSTKLEYSKENIKLFKSYAKNEEFFKKFDVMKKIPTVVDLCKEVLEDKKDTLKRTSYTNYLSMLNSRIIPFFNKRKVTEIKPLDILEFYKTFTDRSALVICEAILRPSFEKAVLGEIINQTPMRISKPKFKDTGYEINPFTKDELQKILDYNDDRLCNFIAISCFTGLRTGEMLGLRWCDVDLNNMTISVKQQFTRCFLQTPKTKKSMSTIELPIEALPFFERQRYKTGLREYVFYSPKNKEPWKSSYYINTLFKEMLRKLDIPERTIYQTRHTFASIRLTMGEKLEWVSYMMRHENTSITLKKYFKYIKELDVKRVDLNFDLTQKRHTC; encoded by the coding sequence ATGACATTTTATAACCGTAACGGTATGCTATACGCACGAATTAATGGGAAAAGAGTATCAACTAAACTAGAATACTCAAAAGAAAATATAAAGCTTTTTAAAAGCTATGCAAAAAATGAAGAGTTCTTTAAAAAATTTGATGTTATGAAGAAGATACCAACTGTGGTAGATTTGTGTAAAGAAGTTCTCGAAGATAAAAAAGATACACTAAAAAGAACTTCTTATACAAATTACTTATCTATGTTGAACAGTAGAATTATACCTTTTTTTAATAAAAGAAAAGTAACTGAAATTAAGCCTTTGGATATTTTAGAATTCTATAAAACATTTACAGATAGAAGTGCATTGGTAATTTGTGAAGCTATTTTAAGACCATCATTTGAAAAAGCTGTTTTAGGTGAAATTATAAATCAAACACCTATGAGAATAAGTAAACCAAAGTTTAAAGATACTGGATATGAAATAAATCCATTTACTAAAGATGAATTACAAAAGATACTAGACTATAATGATGATAGATTATGTAATTTTATAGCCATTTCTTGTTTTACTGGATTGAGAACTGGTGAAATGTTAGGATTAAGATGGTGTGATGTTGATTTAAATAATATGACTATTTCAGTAAAACAACAATTTACTAGATGCTTTTTACAAACTCCAAAAACTAAAAAATCAATGAGTACAATTGAGTTACCTATTGAAGCTTTACCATTCTTTGAAAGACAAAGATATAAAACTGGTTTAAGAGAATATGTTTTTTATTCACCAAAAAATAAAGAACCATGGAAGAGTAGTTATTACATAAATACATTATTCAAAGAAATGCTTAGAAAGTTAGATATTCCAGAAAGAACAATATATCAAACTAGACATACATTTGCTTCAATTAGATTAACTATGGGTGAAAAGTTGGAATGGGTATCATATATGATGAGACATGAGAATACTAGTATAACATTAAAAAAATATTTTAAATACATAAAAGAACTAGATGTAAAAAGAGTAGATTTAAATTTCGATTTGACACAAAAACGACACACTTGCTAA
- a CDS encoding uracil-DNA glycosylase → MTKSVKNQVLRYLYNLKSFGFNYHETFEIFSKEIKNFKLPNDINELENSVKHCYLCELCKVRKNVLFGYGNKNSKIMFVCDEPTKSEDELGTFYVGNSGELLSKMIENVLNIKKEGVYITTLVKCKSLNGVTNLSLDTCNDYLLKQIELIKPKLIVCLGEKTYSHLMKNGDNFFQIRGKMLSFNSITLIATYSPTFLLRNPSSKKDAYYDMLKIKSFMEELN, encoded by the coding sequence ATGACAAAATCAGTTAAGAATCAAGTTTTAAGATATTTATATAATTTAAAATCATTTGGATTTAATTATCACGAAACCTTTGAAATTTTTTCTAAAGAGATAAAAAATTTTAAATTACCAAATGACATAAATGAGTTAGAAAATAGTGTAAAGCACTGTTATTTATGTGAACTTTGTAAGGTTCGTAAAAATGTTCTTTTTGGATATGGAAATAAAAATTCAAAAATTATGTTTGTTTGTGATGAACCAACAAAAAGTGAAGATGAATTAGGAACTTTTTATGTTGGAAATAGTGGTGAATTATTATCTAAAATGATTGAAAATGTATTAAATATTAAAAAAGAAGGTGTTTATATAACTACTTTGGTGAAATGTAAAAGTTTAAATGGAGTTACAAATTTAAGCTTAGATACCTGTAATGATTATTTACTTAAACAAATTGAGTTAATAAAACCAAAATTAATAGTTTGTTTAGGTGAAAAAACTTATTCACATTTGATGAAAAATGGTGATAATTTTTTTCAAATTAGAGGCAAAATGCTGAGTTTTAATTCAATTACATTGATAGCAACATATTCGCCAACATTTTTATTGAGAAATCCTTCTTCAAAAAAAGATGCTTATTATGATATGTTAAAAATTAAGAGTTTTATGGAGGAGTTAAATTGA
- the rplO gene encoding 50S ribosomal protein L15, with the protein MVLENLQPAPGSTKNVKRIGRGQGSGTGKTAGKGNKGQKARSGYNVKRGFEGGQQPLARRLPKIGFTSRTVKPYSINVDRITQISTLDEITLDSIKSVYKLSKSVEKVKLIGTTAKNLVAKIKDENVTTTGK; encoded by the coding sequence ATGGTATTAGAAAACTTACAACCAGCTCCTGGTAGCACAAAAAATGTAAAAAGAATTGGTAGAGGTCAAGGAAGCGGTACAGGTAAAACTGCTGGAAAAGGTAACAAAGGTCAAAAAGCAAGATCTGGTTATAATGTAAAAAGAGGATTTGAAGGTGGTCAACAGCCATTAGCTAGAAGACTTCCAAAAATCGGATTTACTTCAAGAACAGTAAAACCTTATTCAATTAATGTTGATAGAATAACTCAAATTTCAACTTTAGATGAAATTACATTAGATTCAATTAAATCTGTGTATAAATTATCTAAATCTGTTGAAAAAGTTAAATTAATTGGAACAACTGCAAAAAATTTAGTAGCTAAGATTAAAGACGAAAACGTTACAACTACTGGAAAATAA